A stretch of bacterium DNA encodes these proteins:
- a CDS encoding 2,3-bisphosphoglycerate-dependent phosphoglycerate mutase, whose protein sequence is MAQLVLVRHARSEWNAKGMWTGWRDVGLSAHADEEVAILAERLPEIEYHAAFTSTLRRASETLRKLKEKLGITNLPTIAHEALNERNYGTYTGKNKWEVRDEIGEEAFQRLRRGWDVPIPEGESLKDVYDRVVPYYVNSILPVIEEGKNVLIVAHGNSLRALMRHLEDLDDREVAQVEIGVAEARIYEIDAEGCILSLEMHAREGAKAV, encoded by the coding sequence ATGGCGCAGCTTGTTCTCGTGCGCCACGCCCGATCGGAGTGGAACGCTAAAGGTATGTGGACCGGCTGGCGTGATGTCGGGCTCTCCGCGCACGCCGATGAGGAGGTAGCGATCCTTGCCGAACGGCTTCCTGAGATCGAGTATCACGCGGCGTTCACTTCTACGCTCCGCCGCGCGTCGGAGACGCTCCGTAAGCTGAAAGAGAAGCTCGGTATCACGAACCTCCCGACGATCGCGCACGAAGCGCTCAATGAACGCAATTACGGCACCTACACGGGAAAGAACAAGTGGGAAGTCCGCGATGAGATCGGCGAGGAAGCCTTCCAGAGACTGCGTCGCGGCTGGGATGTGCCGATTCCGGAAGGGGAATCGCTGAAGGATGTCTATGATCGCGTGGTGCCGTACTACGTGAATTCCATACTTCCTGTCATCGAAGAGGGAAAGAATGTGCTCATCGTCGCGCATGGCAATTCGCTTCGAGCACTCATGCGTCATCTCGAGGATCTGGATGACCGCGAGGTCGCGCAGGTGGAAATCGGTGTTGCCGAGGCGCGCATCTATGAGATTGATGCCGAGGGATGCATCCTCTCACTAGAGATGCATGCGCGTGAGGGGGCGAAAGCGGTATAA
- a CDS encoding PilT/PilU family type 4a pilus ATPase, with the protein MALDYDAQLKKYITVLTHEGGSDLHFSTGAHPTIRVAGNLTPMLKEPVLTAEDTMGYAKVLLNQDQQSRFFSTLELDFAYQTADGNRFRGNAFFQRGAVGIALRLIPKQIKTLQELNLPDILTTFARKNQGFFLVVGPVGQGKSTTLSAMIEMINMERMEHIVTIEDPIEYIYEPKRSIIDQREVLLDTKDFATALVSAFRQDVDVILVGEMRGPETMAAAVTAAETGHLVFSTLHTNNAAQTIDRIIDTFPASQQDQIRLQLGSSLAGIFSQRLVPRISGGLIPAYELLINNKAVANLIREKRTHEINTVIETSSAEGMIDMNRSLSELVSRGEITVETAYQYSLNPNVLQKLL; encoded by the coding sequence ATGGCGCTCGATTACGATGCACAGCTGAAGAAGTACATCACGGTCCTGACGCATGAAGGCGGATCCGACCTTCATTTTTCTACCGGTGCACACCCGACGATCCGTGTCGCGGGGAATCTCACCCCGATGCTCAAGGAGCCGGTTCTTACTGCAGAGGACACGATGGGGTACGCGAAGGTGCTTCTCAACCAGGACCAGCAGAGCCGGTTTTTCTCGACGCTCGAGCTGGATTTCGCGTATCAAACCGCAGATGGAAACCGCTTCCGCGGCAATGCTTTCTTCCAGCGCGGTGCAGTAGGTATAGCTTTGCGTCTTATTCCGAAGCAGATCAAGACGCTGCAGGAGCTCAACCTGCCGGATATCCTCACGACGTTCGCTCGCAAGAACCAAGGCTTCTTCCTGGTAGTCGGTCCGGTCGGGCAGGGCAAATCGACTACGCTCTCCGCGATGATCGAGATGATCAACATGGAACGCATGGAGCACATCGTCACCATCGAGGACCCGATCGAATACATCTACGAACCGAAGCGCTCCATCATCGATCAGCGTGAAGTGCTTCTTGATACGAAGGATTTCGCGACCGCGCTGGTGAGCGCATTCCGTCAGGACGTGGACGTGATATTGGTGGGGGAGATGCGTGGACCGGAAACCATGGCCGCGGCGGTCACGGCGGCAGAAACGGGTCACCTCGTCTTCTCGACGCTCCACACGAACAACGCAGCACAGACCATCGACCGCATCATCGATACCTTCCCGGCGTCGCAGCAGGATCAGATCCGCCTGCAGCTCGGCTCATCGCTCGCGGGGATCTTCTCGCAGCGTCTCGTGCCGCGCATTTCCGGTGGTCTCATCCCGGCGTACGAGCTTCTCATCAACAATAAAGCCGTCGCGAATCTTATCCGCGAGAAACGCACGCACGAGATCAATACGGTCATCGAGACCTCTTCCGCGGAAGGCATGATCGATATGAATCGCTCGCTTTCGGAACTCGTCTCGCGCGGAGAGATCACCGTCGAGACCGCCTACCAGTATTCGCTCAATCCGAACGTGCTCCAGAAATTGCTCTAA
- a CDS encoding type II secretion system protein yields the protein MFSRNERGFTLIELLVVIAIIGILSSVVLASLNSARKKGRDARRISDIKQLQLALELFYDNNSSEYPDALSQLAPTYISVVPTDPQSGSYSFDNLTSAGAACTQSGGVCASYILGATLEDTANAALSQDIDGTVGSVTCTDPMYCQQP from the coding sequence ATGTTTTCACGAAATGAACGCGGCTTCACCCTCATCGAGCTCCTCGTGGTGATCGCCATCATCGGTATCCTCTCGTCGGTCGTCCTGGCGTCACTCAACAGCGCCCGTAAGAAGGGTCGCGATGCACGCCGTATCTCCGACATCAAGCAGCTTCAGTTGGCGCTCGAGCTCTTTTATGACAATAACTCGAGCGAGTATCCGGATGCTCTCTCGCAGCTTGCGCCGACATACATCTCAGTCGTGCCGACAGATCCTCAATCGGGCTCGTACTCGTTCGATAACCTTACGAGCGCGGGTGCAGCATGTACGCAAAGCGGCGGTGTCTGTGCGAGCTACATCCTCGGCGCAACGCTTGAGGATACGGCGAACGCAGCGCTCAGTCAGGACATCGACGGTACGGTGGGTAGCGTAACCTGCACCGATCCGATGTACTGTCAGCAACCGTAA
- the pilO gene encoding type 4a pilus biogenesis protein PilO, with protein sequence MTRTLFSLLFLAAAGGLFFFYTRPAYDGVRSVQAQIAQYDQALNKAAELQRLKQQLLSRYNAFNPTDVDRLHKLLPDHVDNVRLVLDLDTLASQYGFALQNVVINAPGTGTAGANGAEQQVSIGPSRQTYDSLTLKFATSGTYPKFVEFITALEGSLRLVDVVNLTLDADAASAAGGEPIYRFDITLRTYWLK encoded by the coding sequence ATGACACGCACACTTTTCTCGCTCCTTTTCCTAGCAGCAGCCGGCGGACTGTTCTTCTTCTACACCCGTCCTGCTTACGATGGTGTCCGAAGCGTGCAGGCCCAGATCGCCCAATATGATCAGGCGCTCAATAAAGCAGCCGAATTGCAGCGTCTCAAGCAACAGTTGCTGTCTCGCTATAACGCGTTCAATCCTACGGATGTCGATCGACTCCACAAACTGCTTCCGGATCACGTCGATAACGTCCGACTGGTCTTGGATCTCGATACGCTTGCGAGCCAGTACGGATTCGCGCTGCAGAACGTCGTCATCAATGCTCCGGGTACCGGCACCGCGGGTGCGAACGGTGCGGAACAGCAGGTCTCGATCGGGCCAAGTCGTCAGACCTACGACTCGCTTACTCTCAAATTCGCAACCAGCGGTACGTATCCGAAATTCGTCGAGTTCATTACCGCCCTTGAGGGAAGTCTCCGTTTGGTCGATGTCGTAAACCTTACGCTCGATGCTGATGCGGCTTCTGCAGCAGGGGGTGAGCCGATCTACCGATTCGACATTACGCTCCGTACCTACTGGCTCAAATAA
- a CDS encoding response regulator, whose translation MAENGKTVMLVDDDKFLLDMYSLKFTQEGFTVISCFSVHEAIEALRGGAKADVILFDITMPGQDGFEFLKGVRDEKLGGTARLIALTNQSNDADRKHAEELGAQKYVVKASMIPSEVVSMVKEEIGMK comes from the coding sequence ATGGCAGAAAACGGAAAGACAGTGATGTTGGTGGACGATGATAAGTTCCTCCTCGACATGTACAGCCTTAAATTCACGCAGGAAGGATTCACGGTGATCTCGTGTTTCTCAGTGCATGAGGCAATAGAAGCGCTGCGCGGCGGTGCGAAAGCTGATGTCATCCTGTTCGATATCACCATGCCGGGACAGGATGGTTTCGAATTCCTGAAAGGCGTCCGCGACGAGAAGCTCGGCGGCACCGCGCGTCTCATCGCGCTCACGAACCAGAGCAACGATGCCGATCGCAAGCACGCGGAAGAGCTCGGTGCGCAGAAATACGTCGTGAAGGCGAGTATGATCCCGTCGGAAGTCGTCTCAATGGTGAAGGAAGAGATCGGAATGAAGTGA
- a CDS encoding type II secretion system F family protein — MLFSYKAVDDKGADRSGTVDAVNIDVAIAALQRRGLIIASIDPADQKVGLQRSIQIFSGIKGSDIVMLSRQMTTLFEAQVSALRGFQLLAAEARTPQLAAKLSAIASDIQAGSAISAALSRHPEVFSGFYVNMIRAGEESGKLDETFAYLADYLDRNYEITAKAKNALIYPAFIVGTFVIVMVLMMTLVIPKLAGMLTEVGQSVPVYTRVVIGMSNLFANYALLWGILVVLAGFFLYRYIKTQTGQVVFSRARLQVPVLGGIYQNLYLSRLADNLSTMLRSGIQMLRGLEITGTVVEDPTYERVLREAAVDVKAGMPVSEAFRKHPEIPGIMVAMIKIGEETGNMGSILDSIAKFYRREVNNAVDTLVSLIEPFMIVMLAVGVAILLASVLVPIYNIASGI, encoded by the coding sequence ATGTTGTTTTCCTACAAGGCAGTCGACGATAAGGGAGCGGATCGTAGCGGTACGGTCGATGCGGTGAACATCGATGTCGCGATCGCGGCTCTGCAGCGCCGCGGCCTCATCATCGCATCCATCGATCCGGCGGATCAGAAAGTCGGCCTTCAGAGGAGCATCCAGATATTCAGCGGTATCAAGGGGAGCGATATCGTGATGCTCTCGCGTCAGATGACGACGCTGTTCGAGGCGCAGGTTTCCGCGCTTCGCGGATTCCAGCTCCTTGCGGCGGAGGCACGCACGCCGCAGCTTGCTGCAAAACTCTCCGCGATCGCATCGGATATCCAAGCGGGTAGCGCGATTTCAGCGGCGCTTTCCCGGCATCCGGAAGTCTTCTCCGGTTTCTATGTGAACATGATCCGTGCCGGCGAGGAATCCGGCAAGCTCGATGAGACGTTTGCCTATCTCGCGGATTACCTCGATCGTAACTACGAAATCACGGCGAAAGCGAAGAACGCACTCATCTATCCGGCGTTCATCGTGGGAACGTTCGTCATCGTCATGGTGCTCATGATGACGCTGGTGATCCCGAAGCTCGCGGGCATGCTCACGGAAGTGGGGCAGTCGGTGCCGGTCTATACTCGCGTCGTCATCGGCATGAGTAATCTCTTCGCCAATTACGCACTGCTCTGGGGTATCCTCGTCGTCCTTGCGGGTTTTTTCCTCTATCGCTACATCAAGACACAAACCGGTCAGGTGGTCTTCTCGCGTGCACGATTACAGGTCCCGGTCCTCGGCGGTATCTATCAGAACCTCTATCTCTCGCGTCTCGCTGACAACCTCTCAACCATGCTCCGATCGGGTATTCAGATGCTGCGCGGACTCGAGATCACCGGCACCGTCGTCGAAGACCCGACGTACGAGCGCGTCCTGCGCGAAGCAGCGGTCGACGTGAAGGCCGGTATGCCGGTTTCCGAAGCGTTCCGTAAGCATCCGGAGATCCCGGGCATCATGGTGGCGATGATCAAGATCGGCGAAGAGACCGGCAATATGGGTTCGATCCTTGATTCCATTGCGAAGTTCTACCGCCGCGAAGTGAATAACGCAGTGGACACGCTCGTCTCACTCATCGAGCCGTTCATGATCGTCATGCTCGCCGTCGGCGTCGCCATCCTTCTCGCGTCGGTCCTCGTGCCTATCTACAACATCGCGTCAGGTATCTAG
- a CDS encoding type II/IV secretion system protein, producing MPPEVQAGAGQGNAANAIPTRTLGEQKIPYDVLKFIPQESAEHYKLAPLGVVEDVLEVGMVDPDNIAAIDALNFIARKTGMPFKIFRMSEQDLQKILSMYKGLGGEVDKALSDLESEERTSGRKKEETDDEGMLQLGNLAGATEGGGSITEDAPAIKIVSTILRYAIDGKASDIHVEPTSAGLRVRYRVDGDLHTSVVLPLETHRAVVARIKVLSSIRLDERRKPQDGRFSASFDNRQIDFRVSTFPSYAGEKVVMRILDRDQGFIPLDQIGLSERNLRLMRDAIQRPHGLILISGPTGSGKSTTLYSMLAELDREHKNVLSLEDPIEYHVDGIIQSQVRPEIGYTFANGLRTTLRQDPDVIMVGEIRDGETAKLAMQAALTGHLVLSTIHTNDAVGTIPRLIDMGVEPYLIPPVLILSMAQRLVRTLCPGTGKAVPLSASDRKSMEMDMASLPKEYRFPIQDTVYEPERTAACPTGMRGRAAVFEVMEMTTAIEKIVLTNPVDSKIWASAREQGMLTMREDATMKAFAKQVPFSEVNTLSSLLLDTEEEPEEKKPAATEETPADTEEPEDTKTN from the coding sequence ATGCCTCCTGAGGTCCAGGCAGGCGCAGGGCAGGGAAATGCCGCGAACGCGATCCCGACGCGTACTCTTGGCGAGCAGAAGATCCCGTACGATGTCCTCAAATTCATCCCGCAGGAATCCGCGGAACACTATAAGCTCGCGCCGCTCGGTGTCGTCGAGGATGTCTTGGAGGTCGGCATGGTGGATCCCGATAACATCGCTGCTATCGATGCATTGAACTTCATCGCCCGCAAGACGGGAATGCCGTTCAAGATCTTCCGCATGAGCGAACAGGATCTGCAGAAGATCCTCTCGATGTATAAGGGTTTGGGTGGGGAGGTCGATAAGGCGCTCTCTGACCTCGAATCGGAAGAGCGTACCAGTGGTCGCAAGAAAGAAGAGACCGACGATGAAGGGATGCTGCAGCTCGGCAATCTTGCGGGAGCTACCGAAGGAGGAGGTTCAATCACCGAGGACGCGCCAGCGATCAAGATCGTCTCGACGATCCTGCGCTATGCGATCGACGGAAAAGCATCCGATATCCACGTCGAACCGACCTCCGCCGGGCTTCGCGTCCGTTATCGTGTCGACGGCGATCTGCATACCAGCGTCGTCTTGCCGCTTGAGACGCATCGCGCAGTTGTCGCCCGTATCAAGGTCCTCTCCTCGATCCGACTCGACGAGCGACGTAAGCCGCAGGACGGACGCTTTTCGGCGTCATTCGACAATCGCCAGATCGACTTCCGTGTCTCCACATTCCCGTCGTATGCCGGTGAGAAGGTGGTGATGCGTATCCTCGATCGTGATCAGGGATTCATCCCACTTGATCAGATCGGTCTTTCGGAACGCAATCTCCGTCTCATGCGCGACGCGATCCAACGACCGCACGGACTCATCCTCATCTCGGGTCCGACCGGTTCCGGTAAATCCACGACGCTCTACTCGATGCTTGCGGAGCTCGATCGCGAGCATAAGAACGTGCTCTCACTCGAGGATCCGATCGAATATCACGTCGACGGTATCATCCAGTCACAAGTGCGTCCTGAGATCGGGTATACGTTCGCGAACGGTCTGCGCACGACGCTCCGTCAGGACCCGGATGTCATCATGGTCGGCGAAATCCGCGACGGTGAGACGGCGAAGCTCGCGATGCAGGCGGCGCTCACCGGTCACTTGGTGCTCTCAACGATCCACACCAACGATGCGGTCGGCACCATCCCTCGCCTTATCGATATGGGAGTGGAGCCGTACCTCATTCCACCGGTGCTTATCCTTTCGATGGCGCAGCGTCTCGTGCGTACGCTTTGTCCTGGTACCGGCAAGGCAGTACCGCTCTCCGCCAGCGATCGAAAGTCGATGGAAATGGATATGGCGAGCCTTCCGAAGGAATACCGATTCCCGATACAAGACACCGTGTATGAGCCAGAGCGTACCGCCGCATGTCCGACGGGTATGCGTGGACGTGCCGCGGTCTTCGAGGTGATGGAAATGACGACCGCAATCGAGAAGATCGTCCTTACCAACCCGGTGGATTCGAAGATCTGGGCGTCGGCACGCGAGCAGGGAATGCTCACGATGCGCGAGGATGCTACAATGAAAGCGTTCGCGAAGCAGGTCCCGTTCTCTGAAGTGAATACGCTCTCATCGCTCCTCTTGGATACGGAGGAAGAGCCGGAAGAGAAAAAGCCTGCCGCTACCGAAGAGACGCCCGCTGATACTGAAGAACCAGAAGATACGAAAACGAATTAA
- a CDS encoding phage holin family protein, which produces MHFLLKFVAVAVAVYLTVNIVPGISVAGGWTTLLLVSLVWSVIITVIRPVLQLLALPITIVTLGLFSFILNALLFWAMTLIVPGFTIAGFVPALLGSIVLSIISWFIQKAL; this is translated from the coding sequence ATGCATTTCCTTCTTAAATTCGTCGCCGTCGCCGTCGCGGTCTATCTCACGGTCAATATCGTCCCGGGTATTTCGGTTGCCGGAGGGTGGACGACGCTTCTTCTGGTGAGTCTCGTGTGGTCGGTGATCATCACGGTGATCCGACCGGTACTGCAGCTTCTCGCGCTTCCGATTACGATCGTGACGCTCGGTCTTTTCTCATTCATCCTCAATGCGCTCCTGTTCTGGGCGATGACACTGATCGTGCCCGGATTCACTATTGCGGGTTTCGTGCCGGCGCTCTTGGGTTCGATAGTGCTTTCGATTATCTCGTGGTTCATCCAGAAGGCCTTGTAA
- the pilM gene encoding type IV pilus assembly protein PilM translates to MALSLGSLTQKLTGALTGKGDTSVIGVDIGASSAKVVQLRGAHGAAVLETYGEIALGPYAKEPVGKVVKLSPEQTTQVLLDLMKEANVTAKAAGISIPFSSSLVSILDLPKTDPEQLKQMIPIEARKYIPMQVSEVMLDWFIIPPDEGSNEAFDRIQGKAPLQAKGQEVLLVAIHNDTVRNYQVISTGAGLSTHFYEIEIFSAIRSSLGHGVAPVLVIDLGASTTKMYIVERGVVRMTHLANMGGQQMTEQLARSLSWEFEKAERVKRERGLTESAAYSTDENDRIKSSLISTLERIFGEADKVLLSYGKRYNKDVSHVLLTGGGASLPGLLGFANQALHAQVEIANPFSRTESPAFLDQVLQAIGPGFAVAVGLALRELRQG, encoded by the coding sequence ATGGCGTTGTCGCTGGGATCTTTGACGCAGAAATTGACCGGTGCACTCACGGGAAAAGGTGATACGAGCGTGATCGGAGTGGATATCGGCGCATCTTCTGCGAAAGTCGTGCAGTTGCGTGGCGCGCATGGCGCTGCCGTTCTTGAAACGTATGGTGAGATCGCGCTTGGCCCCTACGCAAAAGAACCCGTCGGTAAGGTGGTGAAGCTCTCTCCCGAGCAGACCACCCAGGTGCTCCTGGATCTCATGAAGGAGGCGAACGTGACCGCAAAGGCAGCGGGCATCTCTATTCCATTCTCCTCGAGTCTCGTCTCCATCCTGGATCTTCCGAAGACCGATCCTGAACAGCTGAAGCAGATGATTCCGATCGAGGCGCGCAAATATATCCCGATGCAGGTCTCCGAAGTCATGCTCGATTGGTTCATCATCCCGCCGGATGAGGGCTCGAATGAAGCGTTCGATCGCATCCAAGGGAAAGCGCCGCTGCAGGCGAAAGGGCAGGAGGTGCTGCTCGTCGCCATCCATAACGATACGGTCCGCAACTACCAGGTCATCTCAACGGGTGCCGGTCTTTCCACGCATTTCTACGAGATCGAGATCTTCAGCGCGATCCGTTCCTCGTTGGGGCACGGCGTTGCGCCCGTCCTCGTCATCGACTTGGGTGCGTCGACTACGAAGATGTACATCGTCGAACGCGGTGTCGTGCGCATGACCCACCTCGCGAACATGGGAGGACAGCAGATGACCGAGCAGCTCGCGCGATCGCTCTCGTGGGAATTCGAGAAGGCCGAGCGCGTGAAGCGTGAGCGCGGCCTCACGGAATCCGCTGCGTATTCGACGGACGAGAACGATCGCATCAAGTCGTCGCTCATATCCACACTGGAAAGGATCTTCGGTGAAGCGGATAAGGTACTATTGAGCTACGGGAAACGATACAATAAAGACGTATCGCACGTCCTCCTGACCGGGGGCGGGGCATCGCTTCCCGGTCTTCTTGGTTTCGCGAATCAGGCCCTGCATGCGCAGGTCGAAATCGCGAATCCGTTCAGTCGTACGGAATCACCGGCATTCCTCGATCAGGTCCTTCAGGCGATCGGTCCTGGTTTCGCGGTAGCCGTCGGTCTGGCCTTAAGGGAACTTCGACAAGGCTAA
- a CDS encoding ComF family protein — protein sequence MLGLFSRAAASIQTLLDIVLPRNERVIRADAYTLEDIAVNPQVHEASRIAITTLLSYRDTVVEDLIRAVKYDGSRHAAGLLAEVLAEYLREEIASLHAFSTRSIILIPLPLHVRRAQERGFNQIAFIMEQLPEEFRDGSLARIEHDALMRIRETRPQTRLTRAERLVNVKDAFAVRDIAAALDCHAFVIDDVTTTGATLAEAVRPLQGLNIPVSPLALAKA from the coding sequence ATGCTCGGCCTCTTCTCCAGGGCTGCCGCATCCATCCAGACGCTGCTCGACATCGTCCTGCCGCGTAACGAGCGCGTGATCCGCGCCGACGCGTACACTCTTGAGGATATTGCGGTCAATCCGCAGGTTCACGAAGCGTCCCGCATCGCGATCACCACACTGCTCTCCTATCGCGATACGGTGGTCGAAGACCTGATACGTGCGGTCAAATATGACGGATCCCGACATGCCGCTGGACTGCTTGCCGAGGTGCTTGCCGAATACCTTCGGGAGGAAATCGCTTCCCTGCACGCCTTCTCGACGCGATCGATCATCCTCATCCCGCTGCCTCTCCATGTACGACGCGCACAAGAGCGCGGATTCAATCAGATCGCATTCATCATGGAACAGCTCCCGGAGGAATTCCGGGACGGATCACTCGCGCGGATCGAACATGACGCACTCATGCGCATCCGTGAGACGAGACCGCAGACGCGTCTCACACGCGCCGAGCGGCTCGTCAATGTAAAAGACGCTTTCGCGGTGCGCGACATCGCGGCAGCCCTTGATTGTCACGCCTTCGTCATCGATGACGTGACGACAACGGGGGCCACCCTCGCCGAAGCTGTGCGTCCGTTACAGGGACTCAATATACCGGTGAGTCCGCTCGCGTTAGCAAAAGCCTAG
- a CDS encoding 4a-hydroxytetrahydrobiopterin dehydratase, translating into MNQSDDADRGKASNGVDLAAKKCVPCEGGAFPLTRDEAEKLLKDTPAWMLWPDASTISRSLKFKNFKDAFACATKIAALAEEEGHHPDLLISWGRVEIELSTHAIGGLSENDFILAAKIDKIT; encoded by the coding sequence ATGAACCAGTCGGACGATGCAGATCGGGGCAAAGCTTCTAACGGGGTGGATCTTGCGGCTAAGAAGTGTGTGCCGTGCGAAGGGGGCGCGTTTCCGCTCACACGAGACGAGGCGGAGAAACTGCTCAAAGATACTCCCGCATGGATGCTCTGGCCGGATGCATCGACCATATCGCGCTCGCTTAAATTCAAGAATTTCAAAGATGCATTCGCGTGCGCGACGAAGATCGCTGCGCTGGCTGAAGAAGAAGGACATCATCCCGATCTTCTTATCTCGTGGGGAAGGGTGGAGATCGAGCTCTCGACGCACGCGATCGGCGGCCTCTCGGAAAATGACTTCATCCTGGCCGCAAAGATAGACAAGATCACCTAA